The following coding sequences are from one Megamonas funiformis window:
- a CDS encoding serine dehydratase subunit alpha family protein, translated as MEQKIYDNYINILKEELVPALGCTEPIAIAYAGAKAREILGTFPQKVIVKCSGNIIKNVKGVTVPNSGDLKGIDTAALLGIIGGNADMQLEVLESVTDEDRVKLRELLKAKICSCDLVENTDNLYIDITVVADEHKAQVIVSDYHTNIIRIVKDDEVLYDKVNKIDNQADKIEADRNLLNVKDIIEFADTVNLEDVKDILSRQINCNMAIAREGIKNNFGANVGLNLLALYGDCLPVRARAMAAAGSDARMSGCSLPVVINSGSGNQGMTVTIPLVVYADEYKISQEKLYRALLVSNLLAIHQKKYIGKLSAFCGAVSAGYACGAAITYMLGGNFNQIANTIINTLANTSGIICDGAKPSCAAKISSALDAALLAHTMSMHDDVFHADEGIVKDDLEKTIRAVGYIGREGMKSTDIEVLNIMIDKVCP; from the coding sequence ATGGAGCAGAAAATATACGATAATTATATAAATATTTTAAAAGAGGAATTAGTGCCAGCTTTGGGATGTACTGAACCTATTGCTATAGCTTATGCTGGTGCTAAAGCTCGTGAAATTTTGGGAACATTTCCGCAAAAAGTAATAGTAAAATGCAGTGGTAATATCATTAAAAATGTAAAAGGTGTAACAGTTCCAAATTCTGGCGATTTAAAGGGCATTGATACTGCAGCGCTACTCGGTATTATCGGTGGTAATGCTGATATGCAATTAGAAGTTTTAGAATCTGTAACTGATGAAGATAGAGTAAAATTAAGAGAGTTATTAAAAGCTAAAATCTGTAGTTGTGATTTAGTGGAAAATACAGACAATCTATATATAGATATAACAGTGGTAGCAGATGAACATAAAGCTCAAGTCATTGTATCTGATTATCATACTAATATCATAAGAATAGTAAAAGATGATGAAGTATTATATGATAAAGTGAATAAAATAGATAATCAAGCTGATAAAATCGAAGCGGATAGAAATTTATTAAATGTAAAAGATATTATTGAATTTGCTGATACTGTAAATTTAGAAGATGTAAAAGATATATTATCAAGACAGATAAATTGTAATATGGCTATTGCGAGAGAAGGTATAAAAAATAATTTTGGTGCTAATGTAGGGCTTAATTTATTAGCTTTATATGGCGATTGTTTACCTGTTCGAGCTAGAGCTATGGCAGCAGCTGGTTCTGATGCTCGTATGAGTGGTTGTTCATTGCCTGTAGTAATTAATTCAGGAAGTGGCAATCAGGGAATGACTGTAACAATTCCTTTAGTAGTGTATGCAGATGAATATAAGATTTCTCAAGAAAAATTGTATAGAGCATTGCTTGTAAGTAATTTATTAGCTATTCATCAAAAGAAATATATAGGAAAATTATCTGCTTTTTGTGGTGCAGTAAGTGCAGGTTATGCTTGTGGTGCGGCTATTACTTATATGTTAGGTGGTAATTTTAATCAGATTGCTAATACTATCATTAATACTTTAGCTAATACAAGTGGTATTATCTGTGATGGGGCAAAACCTTCTTGCGCAGCGAAAATTTCCTCAGCATTAGATGCAGCACTTTTAGCTCATACAATGAGTATGCATGATGATGTATTCCATGCTGATGAAGGTATTGTAAAAGATGATTTAGAAAAAACTATTAGAGCGGTAGGATATATTGGTCGAGAAGGAATGAAATCAACAGATATTGAAGTGTTGAATATTATGATTGATAAAGTCTGTCCGTGA
- a CDS encoding cation:dicarboxylate symporter family transporter gives MNGDFWQSFLMISDIYTVGFLILLCIFFGIIHYLYRKRKMDFSLVVLIGMGLGCILGILMQYMAGFPNDPMKITFIKETTNWLQLFGNGYIDLIKMIVVPLVIVSIAHVIVNMKSEQKMSRLVKKTILVTMSMVAVASIVGIAFGIFFNVGGDALTNVATEAKAKEIVSVATTLRGLIPGNLVDAMVKNNIIGMVIFGTFLGRAIWWIKADEPKVEEFMRKLVNGLHKALMNMALLILDYMPWAVIALLANTIAQKGLDSILSVVHFIFVLYLAIIAQFIIQLIALSVNGINPIVYMKKSLALLILAFTSRSSVGCLPVTIETLTQKLGVNQATASFVAGFGTTAGMQGCAGIFPSLLIVYVCHLTGTAMDFSMIVMTIIVVTLGSLGIAGIPGTATMAASVGLSGVGMASSFSLIGPILAIDPLIDMARTMLNVSGSVTNALIIDKRLGNLDENIYNEINKN, from the coding sequence ATGAATGGCGATTTTTGGCAATCATTTTTGATGATAAGTGATATATATACGGTAGGATTTTTGATTTTATTATGTATTTTCTTTGGCATTATTCATTATCTCTATCGCAAACGTAAAATGGATTTTTCCTTAGTGGTATTAATCGGTATGGGTCTTGGCTGTATTTTAGGTATACTCATGCAGTATATGGCAGGTTTTCCTAATGACCCAATGAAGATTACTTTTATTAAAGAAACAACGAATTGGTTACAATTATTTGGCAATGGTTATATTGATTTAATCAAAATGATAGTAGTACCACTTGTAATAGTTTCTATCGCTCATGTCATTGTGAATATGAAATCTGAGCAAAAAATGAGCCGTTTAGTGAAGAAAACTATTTTAGTTACAATGTCTATGGTAGCTGTAGCTTCTATAGTTGGTATAGCTTTTGGTATTTTCTTCAATGTTGGTGGCGATGCTTTGACAAATGTAGCAACAGAGGCAAAAGCGAAAGAGATTGTTTCTGTGGCAACTACACTTAGAGGGCTGATACCAGGAAATTTAGTTGATGCTATGGTAAAAAATAATATCATTGGCATGGTTATTTTTGGAACATTTTTAGGTAGAGCTATTTGGTGGATAAAAGCGGATGAGCCAAAAGTTGAGGAATTTATGCGCAAATTAGTCAATGGTTTGCATAAAGCTTTGATGAATATGGCGCTTTTGATTTTAGATTATATGCCATGGGCAGTAATTGCATTACTAGCTAATACTATTGCGCAAAAAGGTTTAGATAGTATTTTAAGTGTAGTACATTTTATTTTTGTATTGTATTTAGCGATTATTGCACAGTTTATTATTCAGTTGATAGCATTGAGTGTAAATGGCATAAATCCTATTGTGTACATGAAAAAATCATTAGCCCTGCTTATTTTAGCCTTTACTTCTCGTTCTAGTGTAGGGTGCTTGCCTGTTACGATTGAAACTTTGACGCAAAAATTAGGTGTAAATCAAGCAACAGCAAGTTTTGTAGCTGGTTTTGGTACAACGGCAGGTATGCAAGGTTGTGCAGGAATTTTTCCTTCACTATTAATTGTCTATGTATGCCATTTGACAGGAACAGCTATGGATTTTAGCATGATCGTCATGACAATAATTGTAGTAACGTTAGGTTCACTTGGTATAGCAGGTATTCCGGGAACTGCGACAATGGCAGCATCTGTAGGTTTATCTGGTGTAGGCATGGCGTCTTCTTTTAGTTTGATTGGCCCAATTTTGGCTATAGACCCATTGATTGATATGGCTAGAACTATGTTGAATGTATCTGGCTCAGTAACGAATGCTTTGATTATTGATAAAAGATTAGGTAATTTAGATGAAAATATATATAATGAAATAAATAAAAATTAG
- a CDS encoding threonine aldolase family protein: protein MLYFDSDYLEGAHSSILEKLVTTNFEQTPGYGNDTYCESAREKIRQACNCPEAQVHFLVGGTQTNATVIDGLLKSYEGVIGVDSAHIELHEAGAIEFGGHKVITLPQEEGKLKASEVEKYLTKFYGDESFEHMTIPGAVYISHPTEWGTLYTKQELADLSAICHKYNLPLFLDGARLGYGLASLNTDVTMQDIAKYCDVFYIGGTKVGALFGEAVVITKPNLIPHFFTIIKQHGALLAKGRLLGIQFDTLFTDNLYLKIAKNAIEKAEQLKAIFKEKNYKFFLETDTNQQFIILEDTKLKELRQKISCSFWEKYDDTHTVVRFATSWATPQSSIDTLKEIL from the coding sequence ATGTTATATTTTGACAGCGATTATTTAGAAGGAGCACATTCCTCTATTTTAGAAAAACTTGTAACTACTAACTTTGAACAAACTCCTGGTTATGGCAATGATACATATTGCGAATCTGCTCGCGAAAAAATCCGTCAAGCTTGTAACTGTCCTGAAGCACAAGTTCATTTTCTCGTTGGCGGTACACAGACAAATGCTACTGTAATCGATGGTCTATTAAAATCATATGAAGGTGTCATCGGCGTAGATAGCGCTCATATCGAACTTCATGAAGCTGGTGCTATTGAATTTGGTGGACATAAAGTCATCACTTTGCCACAAGAAGAAGGTAAACTCAAAGCTAGTGAAGTAGAAAAATATCTCACTAAATTTTATGGTGATGAAAGTTTTGAACATATGACTATTCCTGGAGCTGTATATATCTCCCACCCTACTGAATGGGGTACTTTATATACTAAACAAGAATTAGCTGATTTATCTGCTATCTGCCACAAATACAATCTACCGTTATTTTTAGATGGCGCTAGACTTGGCTATGGTCTTGCTTCTTTAAATACTGATGTTACTATGCAAGATATCGCTAAATATTGTGATGTATTTTATATTGGTGGTACAAAAGTTGGTGCATTATTCGGTGAAGCAGTAGTAATCACAAAACCAAATTTAATACCTCATTTCTTCACTATCATCAAACAACATGGGGCATTACTTGCTAAAGGTAGACTACTCGGTATTCAATTTGATACATTATTTACTGATAATCTCTATCTTAAAATCGCTAAAAATGCCATTGAAAAAGCTGAACAATTAAAAGCTATCTTCAAAGAAAAAAATTATAAATTCTTCTTAGAAACAGATACTAATCAGCAATTCATCATTTTAGAAGATACTAAATTAAAAGAACTCCGCCAAAAAATCAGCTGTAGTTTCTGGGAAAAATATGACGATACACATACAGTAGTGCGTTTTGCCACTAGCTGGGCAACACCACAATCATCTATTGATACATTAAAAGAAATTTTATAA
- a CDS encoding S66 peptidase family protein yields MKNYFKYFLSICFIISLCLHSEFVFAESLKGNALKQGDCIGIVAPASGIEDMNIDDATNKLQNWGYKVKLSPNLYQQSGYLAGSDQMRAEDLNNFFADDEVDAILCLRGGYGSGRILDLLNYEMIKQHPKMVIGYSDITALHMALIKKADLVPVHGAMVIDINDNGYNYTDNQLKLGLANESLGMNNEFVLPSNHKLKVLKEGYAKGKIIGGNLSVLASLSGSEYQPNGENCILFIEEVGEDSYVIDRCFQQLWQSGVLKQVKGLIIGNMRRCEPTEPTQFDYSVMQVIKQYTDKANIPVVYDMPVGHGAINGFLPLNVEITLDANTSNPQIIFNESYVK; encoded by the coding sequence ATGAAAAATTATTTTAAATATTTTTTGAGTATATGTTTTATTATTAGTTTATGTTTGCATAGTGAATTTGTTTTTGCTGAAAGTTTGAAGGGTAATGCTCTAAAACAAGGCGATTGTATAGGTATAGTAGCACCTGCTTCAGGTATTGAAGATATGAATATAGATGACGCTACCAATAAATTGCAAAATTGGGGTTATAAGGTGAAATTATCACCGAATTTGTATCAGCAATCAGGATATTTAGCTGGTAGCGACCAAATGAGAGCTGAAGATTTAAATAATTTTTTTGCTGATGATGAAGTTGATGCGATACTTTGTCTTCGTGGTGGTTATGGTAGCGGTAGAATACTTGATTTATTGAATTATGAAATGATAAAACAGCACCCTAAAATGGTGATTGGCTATAGTGATATAACGGCATTGCATATGGCATTGATAAAAAAAGCGGATTTAGTGCCAGTACATGGGGCTATGGTTATAGATATCAACGACAATGGCTATAATTATACAGATAATCAATTAAAATTGGGTTTGGCAAATGAAAGTTTGGGTATGAATAATGAATTTGTTTTGCCAAGCAATCATAAATTAAAAGTATTAAAAGAAGGTTATGCTAAAGGTAAAATCATTGGCGGTAATTTATCTGTATTAGCTTCTTTATCTGGCAGTGAATATCAGCCGAATGGTGAAAATTGTATTTTATTCATTGAAGAAGTCGGTGAGGACTCTTATGTAATAGATAGATGTTTTCAGCAATTATGGCAAAGTGGAGTGTTAAAGCAAGTGAAGGGATTAATCATTGGTAATATGCGAAGATGTGAACCAACAGAGCCGACACAGTTTGATTATTCTGTGATGCAGGTAATCAAGCAATATACAGATAAAGCCAATATTCCTGTAGTCTATGATATGCCAGTAGGTCATGGAGCGATAAATGGATTTTTGCCTTTGAATGTAGAAATAACACTTGATGCAAATACTTCTAATCCACAGATAATTTTTAATGAAAGTTATGTAAAATAA
- a CDS encoding AraC family transcriptional regulator: protein MENMNKNIAYEHIDFSEITKVRFCTLVEKCNYIPNHWHQSIEFIYLIKGERLATIENKSFLLHDGDCVLVNANAIHSMKLMETNTIILLQIPIDFLEQFVPDIQEIIFVLNDSKNTPRKQECLNKVKSILLEMKRVYDAKEDGFLLKFNSLLFSLLFELKTHFSVKMMNVNVGQRKKDLARLNIILKYLQENYKQNIALEDIAKLVHFQTNYFCRFFKKHMGVTFIEYQNQVKLAYVYRDLINTKDSLSMILSRHGFNNYKLFRTLFKKHFGDTPMKVRKHIVEQD, encoded by the coding sequence ATGGAGAATATGAATAAGAATATTGCCTATGAGCATATAGATTTTTCGGAGATAACGAAGGTGCGTTTTTGTACTTTGGTGGAAAAATGTAATTATATACCTAATCATTGGCATCAATCCATAGAGTTTATTTATCTAATCAAGGGCGAAAGATTGGCGACTATAGAAAATAAATCGTTTTTGCTTCATGATGGTGATTGTGTTTTAGTAAATGCAAATGCTATTCACTCTATGAAATTGATGGAAACAAATACGATTATTTTGTTGCAAATTCCTATAGATTTTTTAGAGCAGTTTGTACCAGATATACAAGAGATTATATTTGTACTCAATGATAGTAAAAATACACCAAGAAAACAGGAATGTTTAAATAAGGTAAAATCTATATTATTGGAAATGAAAAGGGTTTATGACGCAAAGGAAGATGGATTTTTATTGAAGTTTAATAGTTTATTGTTTTCATTATTGTTTGAATTGAAGACTCATTTTAGTGTGAAAATGATGAATGTCAATGTAGGTCAACGGAAAAAAGATTTAGCTAGATTGAATATAATTTTAAAATATTTGCAAGAGAATTATAAGCAAAATATAGCTTTAGAAGATATAGCAAAATTAGTACATTTTCAGACGAATTATTTTTGTAGATTTTTTAAAAAGCATATGGGTGTTACTTTTATCGAGTATCAAAATCAAGTGAAATTAGCTTATGTTTATCGAGATTTAATCAATACAAAAGATAGTTTGTCTATGATTTTATCAAGACATGGTTTTAATAATTATAAATTATTTAGGACTTTGTTTAAAAAGCATTTTGGCGATACACCAATGAAGGTGCGTAAACATATTGTTGAGCAAGATTGA
- a CDS encoding restriction endonuclease subunit S, translated as MAKKKQIELTIEEKLRNALVPKEEQLYKIPSNWCWTYIHNIAIVVTGKTPSKKNKEYYGGKFPFFKPADLDAGRNMQYATEYLSEKGKSISVIIPEKSTGICCIGTIGKCGYFLVEGTTNQQINTVISKINPLYSYYFFNTNSFVRELISKASATTIAIVNKSKLESCLFPVAPLNEQQRIVNRIESLFAKLDRAKELIENTLAQFEQNKMAILHKAFTGELTVKWRKENNINEKNFFNKVKLKNVIKLISGRDVSVSLCNDKSIGIPYILGASNIKDNKFFIERWIENPVVVSEKNDILLSVKGTIGKLYLQKEEKINISRQIMALRALNELNTHYLYYFLLRECERLKFEGNGLIPGISRKDILDLNILLPTLEEQQEIVNILDNLLAKYNKIKNLEQQLEKIELLKKAILAKVFRGELGTNNPDEESAENLLKEILAEK; from the coding sequence ATGGCAAAGAAAAAACAAATAGAGTTAACCATAGAAGAAAAATTGCGAAATGCCTTAGTACCAAAAGAAGAACAACTATATAAAATACCTAGTAATTGGTGTTGGACATATATACATAACATAGCAATTGTTGTAACAGGGAAAACACCAAGTAAAAAAAATAAAGAATATTATGGGGGTAAGTTTCCTTTTTTTAAACCAGCTGATTTAGATGCAGGTAGAAATATGCAATATGCAACAGAATATCTATCAGAAAAAGGAAAATCTATATCTGTAATAATTCCTGAAAAATCAACTGGAATTTGTTGTATAGGAACAATAGGAAAATGTGGATATTTTTTAGTTGAAGGAACAACTAATCAACAAATAAATACAGTAATTTCAAAAATAAATCCTTTATATAGTTATTATTTTTTTAATACAAATAGTTTTGTTAGAGAATTAATATCTAAAGCATCAGCAACAACGATAGCTATAGTTAATAAAAGTAAGTTAGAATCATGTTTATTTCCTGTTGCTCCATTAAATGAACAACAAAGAATTGTAAATAGAATAGAGTCTTTATTTGCTAAATTGGATAGAGCAAAGGAATTAATAGAAAATACTTTAGCTCAATTTGAACAAAATAAAATGGCAATACTGCATAAAGCTTTTACTGGTGAATTAACAGTAAAATGGAGAAAAGAAAATAATATTAATGAAAAAAATTTTTTTAATAAAGTTAAATTAAAGAATGTCATAAAATTAATTTCAGGTAGAGATGTTAGTGTAAGTTTATGTAATGATAAATCTATAGGAATACCATATATTTTAGGTGCAAGTAATATAAAAGATAATAAATTTTTTATTGAACGATGGATAGAAAATCCAGTAGTAGTATCAGAAAAAAACGATATATTACTCAGTGTAAAGGGAACAATAGGAAAGCTTTATTTACAAAAAGAAGAAAAAATAAATATTAGTAGACAAATAATGGCATTAAGAGCTTTAAATGAATTAAATACGCATTATCTATATTATTTTTTATTGAGAGAATGTGAACGATTAAAATTTGAAGGAAATGGATTAATACCAGGAATTTCAAGAAAAGATATTTTAGATTTAAATATTTTATTACCTACTCTTGAAGAACAACAGGAAATTGTTAATATTTTGGATAATTTATTGGCTAAATATAATAAAATAAAAAACTTAGAACAGCAATTAGAAAAAATAGAATTACTGAAAAAAGCAATACTAGCTAAAGTTTTTCGTGGTGAGTTAGGCACAAATAATCCTGACGAAGAAAGTGCTGAAAATCTATTAAAAGAGATTTTAGCTGAAAAATAA
- a CDS encoding N-6 DNA methylase, whose amino-acid sequence MNTQEIVGKLWNLCNVLRDDGITYHQYVTELTYILFLKMAKETGVEKNIPEAYRWDNLVNKSGIELKNFYKELLDKLGTNTTGRIREIYQGSATNIEEPKNLEKIIKTIDELDWYSAKEEGLGNLYEGLLEKNANEKKSGAGQYFTPRVLIDVIVELVAPQAGERCNDPACGTFGFMISANNYVKSQTDDYDDLDEEQSDFQYKEAFTGCELVHDTHRLALMNAMLHDIDGDIMLADTLSNQGKALKDFDVVLANPPFGTKKGGERATRDDFTYPTSNKQLNFLQHIYRSLKANGKARAGVVLPDNVLFADGDGEKIRADLMDKCNLHTILRLPTGIFYAQGVKTNVLFFTRGKTDKDNTKEVWFYDLRTNMPSFGKTNPLKKSDFADFIKAYTAEDRHKIQDERFSVFTREQIAEKGNSLDLGLIKDDSILDYEDLPNPIDCTEEMIADLSEAQALLSEVVNELKSLENGEA is encoded by the coding sequence TTGAATACACAAGAGATAGTAGGAAAACTTTGGAATTTATGTAATGTACTAAGAGATGACGGTATAACTTATCATCAATATGTAACAGAACTCACCTATATTTTATTTTTGAAAATGGCAAAAGAAACAGGTGTAGAAAAAAATATTCCTGAAGCATATCGCTGGGATAATTTAGTAAATAAAAGCGGTATTGAATTAAAAAATTTCTATAAAGAATTATTAGATAAATTAGGCACTAATACTACAGGCAGAATTAGAGAGATTTATCAAGGTTCAGCGACCAACATTGAAGAACCAAAGAATTTAGAAAAAATAATTAAAACTATAGATGAACTTGATTGGTACAGTGCTAAAGAAGAAGGCTTGGGCAATCTTTATGAAGGTTTGCTCGAAAAAAATGCCAATGAGAAAAAATCTGGAGCAGGGCAATATTTTACCCCTCGTGTACTCATTGATGTGATTGTAGAGCTTGTAGCACCACAGGCAGGCGAACGTTGTAATGATCCAGCTTGCGGAACTTTTGGCTTTATGATTTCTGCAAATAATTATGTAAAATCTCAAACTGATGATTATGATGATTTAGATGAAGAACAAAGTGATTTTCAATATAAAGAAGCTTTTACAGGTTGCGAATTAGTACATGATACACATAGATTGGCTTTGATGAATGCAATGCTTCACGATATTGATGGCGATATCATGCTTGCTGATACATTATCCAATCAAGGAAAAGCATTAAAAGATTTTGATGTAGTGCTTGCCAATCCTCCTTTTGGTACGAAAAAAGGTGGTGAACGTGCAACACGTGATGACTTCACTTATCCTACGAGCAATAAACAGTTGAATTTCTTGCAACATATTTATCGTAGTTTAAAAGCCAATGGCAAAGCTAGAGCAGGTGTTGTACTTCCAGATAATGTATTATTTGCTGACGGTGATGGCGAAAAAATCCGTGCTGATTTAATGGATAAATGCAATCTGCATACAATTTTGCGATTACCTACAGGGATTTTCTACGCTCAAGGTGTAAAAACGAATGTATTATTTTTCACACGTGGCAAAACAGATAAAGATAATACAAAAGAAGTGTGGTTCTATGATTTAAGAACGAATATGCCTTCTTTTGGTAAAACAAATCCACTCAAAAAAAGTGATTTTGCCGATTTTATCAAGGCTTATACAGCAGAAGATAGACATAAAATACAAGATGAAAGATTTTCTGTATTTACAAGAGAACAAATTGCCGAAAAAGGCAATAGCCTTGATTTAGGCTTGATAAAAGATGATAGTATCTTAGATTATGAAGACTTGCCAAATCCTATTGATTGCACAGAAGAAATGATTGCAGACTTATCCGAAGCACAAGCCTTACTTAGTGAAGTTGTAAATGAATTAAAATCCTTAGAAAATGGTGAGGCTTAA